One Mycobacterium marseillense DNA window includes the following coding sequences:
- a CDS encoding LLM class flavin-dependent oxidoreductase, whose protein sequence is MRTATTVEFSGTGNDAGQVVALAVEAEKLGLDVCWVAEAWGADAPSALGYLAARTERMLLGSGVIQVGTRSPVLIAQTAITLSNLSGGRFLLGLGASGPQVIEGLHGVAFDRPLARISETVDIVRQAFAGGKISYAGREFELPRPGGEAKPMRLSTRPEHAIPLYLATLSPAMLRLTGRVADGWLGTSFVPEGAKDAYFSHLDDGLAAAGRTRADIDICQGAEVAFAADEDELRGMIAGRKKELAFSLGGMGSSSTNFYNRAYSRQGWAEIAAEVRERWQRGDRDGAAGLVTDEMVLATTLIGTEPMVAARLAVWRDAGVNTVRLYPAGDTLDAKLETLGRAIELARQTPAS, encoded by the coding sequence ATGCGGACCGCCACCACGGTGGAGTTCTCCGGGACCGGGAACGACGCCGGGCAGGTGGTGGCGCTCGCGGTCGAGGCGGAAAAGCTGGGCCTCGACGTGTGTTGGGTGGCCGAGGCGTGGGGCGCGGACGCCCCGTCGGCTCTGGGCTACCTGGCCGCGCGCACCGAGCGGATGCTGCTGGGATCCGGCGTGATCCAGGTCGGCACGCGATCGCCCGTCCTGATCGCCCAGACCGCGATCACGCTGTCCAACCTGTCGGGCGGGCGGTTCCTGCTCGGGCTGGGCGCCTCGGGTCCGCAGGTGATCGAGGGCCTGCACGGCGTCGCGTTCGACCGGCCGCTGGCGCGTATCTCCGAAACCGTCGACATCGTTCGGCAGGCTTTTGCGGGCGGAAAGATCTCCTACGCCGGGCGGGAATTCGAGCTACCCCGGCCCGGCGGCGAGGCGAAGCCGATGCGGCTGTCGACGCGACCGGAACACGCCATCCCGCTCTATTTGGCCACCCTGTCACCGGCGATGCTGCGGTTGACCGGACGGGTCGCCGATGGGTGGCTGGGCACCAGCTTCGTCCCGGAGGGCGCGAAGGACGCCTACTTCTCCCACCTTGACGATGGCCTGGCGGCGGCGGGCCGCACCCGCGCCGACATCGACATCTGCCAGGGGGCCGAAGTCGCCTTCGCCGCAGACGAAGACGAGTTGCGGGGCATGATCGCGGGCCGCAAGAAGGAACTCGCGTTCAGCCTCGGCGGCATGGGATCGTCGAGCACGAACTTCTACAACCGGGCCTACAGCCGGCAGGGCTGGGCCGAGATCGCCGCCGAGGTGCGCGAGCGCTGGCAGCGCGGTGACCGGGACGGCGCGGCCGGCCTGGTGACCGACGAGATGGTGCTGGCGACCACGCTCATCGGCACCGAGCCGATGGTGGCCGCGCGCCTCGCGGTGTGGCGGGATGCCGGCGTGAACACCGTGCGGCTCTATCCCGCTGGCGACACGCTGGACGCCAAGCTGGAGACGCTGGGCCGCGCCATCGAGCTGGCCCGGCAGACGCCGGCCTCCTGA
- a CDS encoding MaoC family dehydratase — protein MRTFESVAELTAAAGEDLGHSDWVTITQDDVNLFADATGDHQWIHVDPERAASGPFGKTIAHGFMTLALLPQLQHQIYTVNGIKLAINYGLNKVRFPAPVPVGSRVRAQSSLVSVDDVGNGAVQATLSTTVEIEGSAKPACVAESVVRFVA, from the coding sequence ATGCGCACCTTCGAATCAGTCGCCGAGCTCACCGCCGCCGCGGGCGAGGATCTGGGTCACAGTGACTGGGTCACCATCACCCAGGACGACGTCAACCTGTTCGCCGACGCGACCGGCGATCACCAGTGGATCCACGTCGACCCGGAGCGGGCCGCGTCCGGTCCGTTCGGCAAGACCATCGCCCACGGGTTCATGACCCTGGCGCTGCTGCCGCAACTGCAGCACCAGATCTACACCGTCAACGGCATCAAGCTCGCAATCAACTACGGCCTCAACAAGGTTCGCTTCCCCGCGCCGGTCCCGGTCGGCTCGCGGGTGCGCGCCCAGAGCTCGTTGGTCAGCGTGGACGACGTGGGCAACGGCGCCGTGCAGGCGACCCTGTCGACGACCGTCGAGATCGAGGGGTCGGCCAAGCCGGCGTGCGTGGCCGAAAGCGTCGTCCGCTTCGTCGCCTAG
- a CDS encoding SRPBCC family protein — MRSVEWTGARYADTPTVEASTWIDADPHRVWSLVCDIALMPAVSNELKAVQWAEGSDGPRVGARFIGHNEHEAFGQWSTTSQIVACDEPREFAWAVGEPDNPAATWRFRLAPRDGGTALNYWMQMGPGRSGLSTAIDSMPDKEQKIVFVRMREFEAAIGKALASIKRLAEHGVR, encoded by the coding sequence ATGAGGTCCGTGGAATGGACCGGCGCGCGCTATGCGGACACCCCGACCGTGGAGGCCTCGACTTGGATCGACGCCGACCCGCACCGGGTCTGGAGCCTGGTCTGCGATATCGCGCTGATGCCCGCGGTCAGCAACGAGCTCAAGGCCGTCCAGTGGGCCGAGGGATCGGACGGCCCCCGGGTCGGCGCCCGCTTCATCGGACACAACGAACACGAGGCGTTCGGCCAATGGAGCACCACGTCACAGATCGTCGCCTGCGACGAGCCCCGCGAATTCGCTTGGGCCGTCGGCGAACCCGATAACCCGGCCGCGACCTGGCGGTTCCGGCTGGCGCCCCGCGACGGCGGCACGGCCCTGAACTACTGGATGCAGATGGGGCCGGGTCGCTCGGGATTGTCGACCGCGATCGACTCGATGCCCGACAAGGAACAGAAAATCGTGTTCGTGCGGATGCGGGAGTTCGAGGCCGCGATCGGCAAGGCCCTGGCGTCGATCAAACGGCTGGCCGAGCACGGAGTGCGGTGA
- a CDS encoding TetR family transcriptional regulator, whose protein sequence is MNSRTPSSRARGSGRERSRESQSREERKEATRRAIIAAALKLLQDRSFSSLSLREVTREVGIVPAAFYRHFESMEALGLVLIDESFRSLRDTLRDARAGKLDPNRVIESSVEILVASVADRREHWRLIGRERNSGLSVLRYAIRTEIRLITSELATDLARFPGLNKWTTEDLNVLATLFVNAMIVIAEAIEDSQSTEATEDIRRLAVKQLRMIATGIAGWQSTP, encoded by the coding sequence GTGAACAGCCGTACTCCTAGCTCACGGGCGCGCGGCTCCGGACGTGAACGCTCGCGGGAAAGTCAGTCGCGCGAGGAGCGCAAGGAGGCGACGCGCCGCGCCATCATCGCCGCGGCCCTCAAGCTCTTGCAGGACCGCAGCTTTTCCAGCCTGAGCCTGCGCGAGGTGACCCGCGAGGTCGGGATCGTGCCGGCGGCGTTCTACCGCCACTTCGAGTCGATGGAGGCCCTCGGCCTGGTCCTGATCGACGAGTCGTTTCGCAGCCTGCGCGACACCCTGCGCGACGCCCGCGCCGGCAAGCTCGACCCGAACCGGGTCATCGAGTCGTCCGTCGAGATCCTGGTCGCCAGCGTCGCCGACCGGCGCGAGCACTGGAGGCTCATCGGTCGCGAGCGCAACAGCGGCCTGTCCGTGCTGCGCTACGCCATTCGCACCGAGATCCGGCTGATCACCTCCGAGCTGGCCACCGACCTGGCGCGTTTCCCCGGTTTGAACAAGTGGACCACCGAGGATCTCAACGTGCTGGCGACGCTGTTCGTCAACGCCATGATCGTCATCGCGGAGGCCATCGAGGATTCGCAGAGCACCGAGGCCACCGAGGACATCCGCCGGCTGGCCGTCAAGCAGTTGCGGATGATCGCGACCGGCATCGCCGGGTGGCAGAGCACTCCCTGA
- a CDS encoding fatty acid desaturase family protein — translation MTPNKITLTPEQADAFGRELDAIKERVMADLGEKDADYIRRVIKTQRALEVGGRVLLFLPPAWLLGTGMLGIAKILDNMEIGHNIMHGQYDWMRDPAISGRTFEWDTACPADQWRHSHNYMHHTHTNIVGMDRDIGYGILRMSEDQRWQPYFLGNPLYAFLLMVLFQYGVALHELETERIRSGEIRLEDKREVLRAIWRKTRRQTLKDYVAFPLLAGPFAPFVFTGNLTANLMRNVWSYMIIFCGHFPDGTQEFTVEETKDESRGMWYFRQVLGSANLTGGRLFHLLSGNLSHQIEHHLFPDMPARRYAEIAPEVQRICERYGIPYNRGPLLRQFGTVVRKIVRLTFPDNWLPKAGADESAAREPIAA, via the coding sequence ATGACACCCAACAAGATCACCCTGACACCCGAGCAGGCCGACGCCTTCGGCCGCGAGCTCGACGCCATCAAGGAGCGCGTGATGGCGGACCTCGGCGAAAAGGACGCCGACTACATTCGCCGCGTCATCAAGACCCAGCGTGCGCTCGAAGTCGGCGGCCGGGTGCTGCTGTTCCTGCCGCCGGCCTGGCTGCTGGGCACCGGCATGCTCGGCATCGCCAAAATCCTGGACAACATGGAGATCGGCCACAACATCATGCACGGCCAGTACGACTGGATGCGTGACCCGGCGATCTCGGGACGCACCTTCGAGTGGGACACCGCGTGCCCGGCCGACCAGTGGCGGCACTCGCACAACTACATGCACCACACCCACACCAACATCGTGGGAATGGACCGCGACATCGGCTACGGGATCCTGCGGATGAGCGAGGACCAGCGCTGGCAGCCCTACTTCCTGGGCAACCCGCTCTACGCCTTCCTGCTGATGGTCCTGTTCCAATACGGCGTCGCGCTGCACGAACTGGAAACCGAGCGCATCCGCTCGGGCGAGATCCGCCTCGAGGACAAGCGGGAAGTGCTCCGCGCCATCTGGCGCAAAACCCGCCGCCAGACCCTCAAGGACTACGTCGCCTTCCCGCTGCTGGCCGGACCGTTCGCGCCGTTCGTCTTCACCGGCAACCTCACGGCCAACCTGATGCGCAACGTGTGGTCGTACATGATCATCTTCTGCGGTCACTTCCCCGACGGCACACAGGAATTCACCGTCGAGGAGACCAAGGACGAGTCGCGCGGTATGTGGTACTTCCGCCAGGTCCTCGGCTCGGCGAACCTCACCGGCGGCCGGCTCTTTCACCTGCTCTCCGGCAACCTCTCCCACCAGATCGAGCACCACCTGTTTCCCGACATGCCGGCCCGCCGCTACGCCGAGATCGCGCCCGAGGTGCAACGGATCTGCGAGCGCTACGGCATCCCGTACAACCGCGGCCCGCTGCTGCGGCAGTTCGGCACCGTCGTCCGCAAGATCGTCAGGCTCACATTCCCGGACAACTGGCTCCCCAAGGCCGGTGCGGACGAGTCCGCCGCTCGGGAGCCGATCGCCGCGTAA
- a CDS encoding ferredoxin reductase, whose translation MFTQTAQASGRVLARTLRRRVLGSELLDLLTGPHGVDRYTELVAPTWTLGEARAKVTDVRRSTPRSVTLTLTPNDTFLAAHTVRAGQYVNLTVEIDGRRHTRCYSPANAEGTATLELTIGRHEGGLVSNHLYEHARPGMVVGLTGVGGDFTLPPRGSRRPRRILLVSGGSGITPVLAMARTLVAERHRGEIAFIHYARTPAEACYRDELAALSSVRVLHGYTRSEGGELAGRFGPEHLAAAMPSPDAVFVCGPPALVEAVREHCDTVYTESFVPPALDVPANPSGGRVTFSDSGVDITDDGRSLLEQAESAGLSPENGCRMGICHTCTRRKTAGTVRNLVTGAVSTAPDEDVQICVSVPVGDVDVSL comes from the coding sequence ATGTTCACTCAAACCGCTCAAGCTTCTGGCCGGGTCCTCGCGCGGACGTTGCGGCGCCGCGTGTTGGGTTCAGAGCTCCTAGACCTGCTGACTGGTCCGCACGGCGTCGACCGCTACACCGAACTCGTCGCACCGACGTGGACGCTGGGCGAAGCCCGCGCCAAGGTGACCGACGTGCGCCGCAGCACGCCCCGCAGCGTCACGCTCACCCTGACTCCCAACGACACCTTCCTGGCCGCCCACACCGTCCGGGCCGGCCAGTACGTCAACCTGACCGTCGAGATCGACGGGCGCCGGCACACGCGCTGCTACTCCCCGGCCAATGCCGAAGGCACGGCCACCCTCGAGCTGACCATCGGTCGGCACGAGGGCGGGCTGGTCTCGAACCACCTGTACGAACACGCCCGTCCCGGCATGGTGGTCGGTCTGACCGGTGTCGGCGGCGACTTCACGCTGCCGCCGCGCGGATCGCGGCGCCCGCGCCGGATCCTCCTCGTCTCCGGCGGAAGCGGGATCACCCCGGTGCTGGCGATGGCGCGCACCCTGGTCGCCGAAAGGCATCGCGGCGAGATCGCCTTCATCCACTACGCGCGCACGCCCGCGGAGGCCTGCTACCGCGACGAGCTGGCCGCGCTGTCCTCGGTGCGGGTGCTGCACGGGTACACCCGTTCGGAGGGCGGCGAGCTGGCCGGACGCTTCGGCCCGGAACACCTGGCCGCCGCGATGCCCTCGCCCGACGCGGTATTCGTCTGCGGGCCGCCGGCTTTGGTCGAGGCCGTGCGCGAGCACTGCGACACCGTGTACACCGAGAGCTTCGTCCCGCCCGCGCTCGACGTGCCGGCCAACCCGTCGGGGGGCCGAGTCACGTTCTCCGACAGCGGTGTTGACATCACCGACGACGGGCGCTCACTGCTGGAGCAGGCCGAATCCGCCGGCCTGTCCCCGGAAAACGGATGCCGGATGGGCATCTGCCACACCTGCACGCGGCGCAAAACCGCCGGTACCGTGCGCAACCTGGTCACCGGCGCGGTTTCGACCGCCCCCGACGAGGACGTGCAGATCTGCGTGTCCGTTCCGGTCGGTGACGTCGATGTCTCGCTCTAG
- a CDS encoding GNAT family N-acetyltransferase, translated as MTQHVRPAAKADVRELSRTLARAFYDDPVMIWLLPDQDKRTAHLARMFATMTRHHHLGRGGVEVASEASGIGAAALWDPPDQWRETQGAQLAMTPTFLRVFGLRSMRGRAVQELMKSVHPEEPHWYLAVIGSDPTVRGRGFGQALMRSRLDRCDAEYCPAYLESTKSENVPYYERFGFTVTREIVLPDGGPTMWAMWRAPRGRV; from the coding sequence ATGACCCAGCACGTCCGCCCGGCGGCCAAGGCCGACGTCCGCGAGCTGTCACGCACCCTGGCCCGCGCGTTCTACGACGACCCCGTGATGATCTGGCTGCTGCCCGACCAGGACAAGCGCACCGCTCACCTGGCGCGGATGTTCGCGACGATGACCCGCCACCACCATCTGGGCCGTGGCGGCGTGGAGGTGGCCTCCGAGGCGTCCGGTATCGGCGCTGCGGCGCTGTGGGATCCGCCCGACCAGTGGCGGGAGACGCAGGGTGCCCAGCTGGCGATGACGCCCACGTTCCTGCGGGTATTCGGCCTGCGTTCGATGCGCGGACGCGCGGTCCAGGAATTGATGAAAAGCGTCCACCCCGAGGAACCGCACTGGTATCTGGCGGTCATCGGCAGCGACCCGACGGTCCGTGGCCGGGGATTCGGGCAAGCGTTGATGAGATCGCGGCTGGACCGTTGCGACGCCGAATACTGCCCGGCCTACCTCGAGTCGACCAAATCCGAAAACGTCCCGTACTACGAGCGTTTCGGCTTCACCGTCACCCGGGAGATCGTGCTGCCGGACGGCGGGCCGACGATGTGGGCCATGTGGCGGGCGCCGCGGGGCCGCGTTTAG
- a CDS encoding GAF and ANTAR domain-containing protein produces the protein MESQDPTSRHELAVRMAELAREIATPRSLDHVLADVTTAAVDLIPAADLAGVLLLKAGGEFESIADTDGLVAQLDQLQHDFAEGPCHDAALKETIVRTDDLRDEPRWPKYAPAAVEHGVLSSLSFKLYTAERTAGALNLFSFRPNVWDTEAETIGSVFAAHAASAIMAGRHGLQMQSALSSRDRIGQAKGIIMERYGVDDVRAFELLRRLSQEGQTKLIDIAQRVIDTRGEA, from the coding sequence ATGGAGTCCCAAGATCCAACCTCAAGGCATGAGTTGGCCGTGCGCATGGCCGAGCTTGCCCGCGAGATCGCCACGCCACGCTCGCTCGACCACGTCCTCGCCGACGTGACCACAGCCGCGGTGGACCTGATACCGGCCGCCGACCTCGCGGGCGTGCTGCTGCTCAAGGCGGGTGGGGAGTTCGAATCGATCGCGGACACCGACGGCCTGGTCGCGCAACTCGACCAGCTACAGCACGACTTCGCCGAGGGCCCCTGTCACGACGCCGCCCTGAAAGAAACGATCGTGCGCACCGATGATCTGCGCGACGAACCGCGCTGGCCGAAATACGCACCGGCGGCGGTCGAGCACGGGGTGCTGAGCAGCCTGTCGTTCAAGCTGTACACCGCGGAGCGCACGGCCGGCGCCCTGAACCTGTTCAGCTTCCGGCCCAATGTGTGGGACACCGAAGCCGAGACCATCGGGTCTGTGTTCGCCGCGCATGCAGCCTCGGCGATCATGGCCGGGCGCCACGGACTGCAAATGCAGTCGGCCCTTTCGTCACGGGACCGCATCGGGCAGGCCAAGGGCATCATCATGGAGCGCTACGGCGTGGACGACGTGCGCGCCTTCGAATTGCTGCGCCGGCTGTCTCAGGAAGGCCAGACCAAGCTCATCGACATCGCCCAGCGTGTCATCGACACCCGCGGCGAGGCCTGA
- a CDS encoding manganese catalase family protein — protein MFVHNKDLQFEVRVDRPDPRFASLLMEQFGGANGELTAALQYFTQAFVLRQKNPKMYDLFMDIATEELSHLEMVGSMITMLLDGLNDNLKIANEKCDWMPAVANGGGRDGLIHSVSVNPLFLVLSGGGPDVKDSGGNNWTGAYIDANGDPTVDLRNNVAAESRAKIVYEYLKQFTDDPGVQDTLTFLMTREVAHYQQFSAALNELPVNFPPGQLPGDPRFQNVAFNMSNGGGESVRGPWNQGQGPWPEGMEWEYVEKPEQQWLGGATRKNTGAKENPQGSPAVNAEKPFTHEQHVPTG, from the coding sequence GTGTTTGTGCACAACAAAGATCTTCAATTCGAGGTACGCGTCGACCGGCCGGACCCGCGTTTCGCGTCGCTGCTGATGGAGCAGTTCGGTGGCGCCAACGGTGAACTCACCGCGGCGCTGCAGTACTTCACCCAGGCTTTTGTGCTGCGGCAGAAGAACCCGAAAATGTATGACCTATTCATGGACATCGCGACCGAGGAGCTCAGCCACCTCGAAATGGTCGGATCGATGATCACCATGCTGCTCGACGGGCTCAACGACAACCTCAAGATTGCCAATGAGAAATGCGACTGGATGCCGGCCGTGGCCAACGGGGGCGGCCGGGACGGCCTCATCCACTCGGTGTCGGTCAACCCGCTATTCCTGGTGCTCAGCGGGGGCGGCCCGGACGTCAAGGACTCCGGCGGAAACAACTGGACCGGCGCCTACATCGACGCCAATGGCGACCCGACAGTGGACCTGCGCAACAACGTCGCGGCGGAATCGCGGGCGAAGATCGTCTACGAATACCTCAAGCAGTTCACCGACGACCCCGGCGTGCAGGACACCCTGACGTTCTTGATGACCCGCGAGGTCGCGCACTATCAGCAATTCAGCGCCGCGCTGAACGAGCTGCCGGTGAATTTCCCGCCCGGACAGTTGCCCGGTGACCCGCGCTTTCAGAACGTGGCGTTCAACATGTCCAACGGGGGCGGCGAATCCGTGCGCGGTCCGTGGAATCAGGGGCAAGGGCCCTGGCCCGAGGGCATGGAATGGGAGTACGTGGAAAAGCCCGAACAGCAGTGGCTGGGTGGCGCCACGCGCAAGAACACCGGCGCCAAGGAGAACCCGCAAGGTTCGCCCGCCGTCAACGCCGAAAAGCCGTTCACGCACGAACAGCACGTTCCCACAGGGTAA
- a CDS encoding hemerythrin domain-containing protein yields MDAITFLRQDHKSVLGLLETLDGAPSEAGAHASGLETMVNNLIIAESQHEAIEEQYFWPAVRDAIGDGLVDKAIEQEQAGKKLLQRLEDGKPGEPDYHEALQEFVTAGREHIAYEQDEVWPQVETVISREDLEKIGEKLEAAKKIAPTRPHPNTPPNPAALKTMGMGAAVVDHVRDALTGRGEDNPPDPQMH; encoded by the coding sequence ATGGACGCAATCACTTTTCTCCGCCAAGACCACAAAAGCGTGCTGGGCCTGTTAGAGACGCTCGACGGGGCACCGTCAGAGGCGGGCGCGCATGCGAGCGGCTTGGAAACCATGGTGAACAACCTCATCATCGCCGAGTCTCAGCATGAAGCGATTGAGGAGCAATACTTTTGGCCGGCGGTGCGCGACGCGATCGGTGACGGACTCGTCGACAAGGCGATCGAGCAGGAGCAGGCCGGCAAGAAGCTGCTGCAGCGACTCGAGGACGGCAAGCCGGGCGAACCCGATTACCACGAAGCGCTCCAGGAATTCGTCACGGCGGGGCGGGAACATATCGCCTACGAGCAGGACGAGGTTTGGCCGCAGGTCGAGACCGTGATCAGCCGCGAGGATTTGGAGAAGATCGGCGAGAAGCTGGAAGCGGCAAAGAAGATCGCCCCGACGCGGCCGCACCCGAATACCCCACCCAACCCCGCCGCACTGAAGACGATGGGAATGGGCGCCGCGGTTGTCGACCATGTGCGGGACGCGCTAACCGGCCGCGGTGAAGACAACCCGCCCGATCCACAGATGCACTGA
- a CDS encoding F420-dependent hydroxymycolic acid dehydrogenase yields the protein MTGMSRRAFGRVAAGAGVAGSVGLSDGCAKRGRDHGTSSGPPPPSGRGVGFVLSHEQFRTDRLVAQAQAAEEAGFHHVWASDHIQPWQDNQGHSMFPWLTLALVGSATSRISFGTGVTCPTYRYHPATVAQSFASLAILNPGRVFLGVGTGERLNEQATTNAYGNYAERHDRLVEAIDLIRRLWSGSRTSFSGKYFQTNSLKLYDVPATPPPIFVAAGGPKSARLAGQYGDGWITQAHDVTDPKLLAAFGAGAQAAGRDMGTLGKRAELFAVVGDKAKAARAATLWRFTAGAVDQPNPVEIQRAAESNPIDNVLAGWTVGTDPAPHVSAVQRLLDAGAVPFLHFPQDDPIAAIDFYRTDVLPKLR from the coding sequence GTGACCGGCATGTCGCGGCGAGCATTCGGGCGGGTGGCTGCCGGCGCGGGCGTGGCCGGGTCCGTCGGGCTGTCCGACGGCTGCGCGAAACGCGGCCGCGACCACGGCACATCGTCCGGTCCGCCACCACCGTCCGGCAGGGGCGTGGGGTTCGTGCTCTCCCACGAACAATTCCGCACCGACCGGCTGGTGGCGCAGGCCCAGGCGGCCGAAGAGGCCGGCTTCCACCACGTGTGGGCCAGCGACCACATTCAGCCGTGGCAGGACAACCAGGGCCACTCGATGTTCCCGTGGCTCACGCTGGCGCTGGTCGGCAGCGCCACCAGCCGGATCTCGTTCGGCACCGGGGTGACCTGCCCGACCTACCGCTACCACCCGGCCACGGTCGCTCAGTCCTTCGCCTCCCTGGCAATCCTCAACCCGGGCAGGGTGTTCCTGGGCGTCGGCACCGGCGAGCGGCTCAACGAACAGGCCACCACCAACGCCTACGGGAACTACGCCGAGCGCCACGACCGGCTGGTCGAAGCGATCGACCTGATCCGGCGGTTGTGGAGTGGATCGCGAACCTCCTTCTCCGGGAAATACTTTCAGACCAATTCGTTGAAGCTCTACGACGTCCCGGCCACTCCGCCACCGATCTTCGTGGCGGCCGGCGGACCGAAGAGCGCGAGACTGGCCGGTCAGTACGGAGACGGCTGGATCACCCAGGCCCACGATGTGACGGACCCAAAACTGTTGGCGGCCTTTGGCGCCGGAGCGCAGGCCGCCGGGCGCGACATGGGCACGCTCGGTAAACGGGCCGAATTGTTCGCGGTCGTCGGCGACAAGGCCAAGGCGGCCCGCGCCGCCACGCTGTGGCGTTTCACCGCCGGTGCCGTCGACCAGCCCAATCCCGTCGAGATCCAGCGCGCTGCCGAGTCCAACCCGATCGACAACGTGCTGGCCGGCTGGACGGTCGGCACCGACCCGGCTCCCCACGTCAGCGCCGTGCAGCGCCTGCTCGACGCCGGCGCCGTCCCCTTCCTGCACTTTCCCCAAGACGACCCGATCGCCGCGATCGACTTCTACCGCACCGACGTCCTGCCGAAGTTGCGCTGA
- a CDS encoding GAP family protein, whose translation MLSGPVFASLTAPALVIALSPVPVVVALVLLVHNERPYLSSVSYVLGRLVSLTALATAFMHVPRLFDVLVGPAPPWADVAVTVGGVLLVAMGVRVWRRGSRRAGRGWDDRVGAITPTVAAGMGMFPMLANPKVLAATAAVGTQIASVRFTGTGAAIAVAYYALLANSTVAAPILAYFVVGPRIDSRLERLRRWIQDRHRAITALALGIVGIAVVLYGLS comes from the coding sequence ATGCTTTCAGGGCCGGTGTTCGCGAGCCTGACCGCACCTGCGCTGGTGATCGCGCTTTCGCCCGTGCCCGTCGTGGTGGCGTTGGTGCTACTCGTTCACAACGAGCGGCCGTACCTGTCCAGCGTCTCTTACGTGTTGGGGAGATTGGTTTCCCTGACTGCACTCGCGACCGCGTTCATGCACGTCCCGCGGTTGTTCGACGTGCTGGTCGGCCCCGCGCCGCCATGGGCTGACGTGGCGGTCACCGTCGGCGGCGTGCTTCTCGTCGCGATGGGGGTGCGAGTGTGGCGCCGTGGCAGCCGCCGCGCGGGGCGGGGGTGGGACGACAGGGTCGGCGCGATCACCCCTACCGTGGCGGCCGGCATGGGGATGTTTCCGATGCTGGCCAATCCCAAAGTGCTGGCGGCCACCGCGGCCGTCGGAACGCAGATCGCATCCGTTCGTTTCACCGGCACCGGCGCGGCGATCGCCGTCGCTTACTATGCCCTACTCGCGAATTCGACTGTCGCCGCGCCTATCCTGGCTTATTTCGTGGTCGGGCCGCGAATCGATTCACGACTTGAGCGGCTGCGACGGTGGATTCAAGACCGGCATCGAGCGATCACGGCGCTGGCACTCGGGATCGTGGGTATCGCCGTGGTGCTGTACGGCCTCTCGTGA
- a CDS encoding alpha/beta fold hydrolase, translating to MPDVIAHHGVFKDTHLHVDDTGGAGRPVLLMHPWPLSGQAWSAQVPALRAAGYRVITYDRRGFGRSDKPLTGYSYETLTQDLHTLIDSLDLRELTLVGSSMGGGEIARYLSAYGADRVRSVVFASSVTPYLLQTTANPDGPLTMKDAARATAAFVKDQDAFYDQQMTEFFTANGQLRVSAATRAEALRLCGLASKEASLACMAAWANTDFRGDLARVSVPTLIIHGDGDESVPLHGSARRTHQAIPGSELRVIVDGPHGCQISHPEEFNAALLEFLAR from the coding sequence ATGCCCGATGTGATTGCGCATCATGGAGTTTTCAAAGACACCCACCTGCACGTCGACGACACCGGCGGCGCGGGCCGACCGGTGCTGCTCATGCACCCCTGGCCCCTGTCCGGACAGGCGTGGTCGGCGCAAGTCCCGGCCCTGCGCGCCGCCGGCTACCGGGTGATCACCTACGACCGGCGTGGCTTCGGCCGCAGCGACAAGCCCCTCACCGGGTACAGCTATGAAACCCTCACCCAGGATCTGCACACCCTGATCGACTCCCTCGACCTGCGCGAGCTCACCCTGGTGGGCTCGTCCATGGGCGGCGGGGAGATCGCCCGCTACCTGTCGGCCTACGGCGCCGACCGCGTGCGCAGCGTCGTGTTTGCCTCCTCGGTGACCCCGTATCTGTTGCAGACCACCGCCAATCCGGACGGGCCGCTCACCATGAAGGACGCGGCGCGCGCGACCGCCGCGTTCGTCAAGGATCAGGACGCCTTCTACGACCAACAGATGACCGAATTCTTCACTGCCAACGGGCAATTGCGCGTGAGCGCCGCCACGCGCGCCGAGGCGCTCAGACTGTGCGGGCTGGCGAGCAAGGAGGCGTCGCTGGCGTGCATGGCCGCGTGGGCCAACACCGACTTTCGGGGCGACCTCGCCCGGGTGTCGGTGCCGACGCTGATCATCCACGGCGACGGCGACGAGTCCGTGCCGCTGCACGGGTCGGCCCGGCGCACGCACCAGGCGATACCTGGCAGCGAACTGCGGGTCATCGTCGACGGGCCACACGGCTGCCAGATCAGCCATCCCGAGGAATTCAACGCGGCGCTGCTCGAATTCTTGGCGCGGTAG